A part of Parvimonas micra genomic DNA contains:
- a CDS encoding ABC-F family ATP-binding cassette domain-containing protein — MSILTVKNLSHSFGGRQILKDVNFRLLKGEHIGLVGPNGEGKSTFLNLVTGKLEAEEGSIEWAKRVRIGYLDQHSVIGADMTVRDVLKSAFSYLFEVESELNDIYMKMAELSGQELDNIMMDAAELQELLETNDFYMIDSKIDEIAHNMGIKDWLDRPAFDLSGGQRSKILLAKLLLEKPDILLLDEPTNYLDEEHINWLRRYLQNYENAFILISHDISFLNSVINLIYHVENCEVNRYVGDYDEFLRLKELKQRQIEAAYKKQQQEIQELEDFVQRNKARVATRNMAMSRQKKLDKMEKIELVREKPKPEFYFETAPSTSRLIFETEDLVIGYDKPISKPLNLRMERGDRIAIVGANGLGKTTLVNTILGNIKAISGSVSFGQNLAIGYFKQEEHYDNNNTPIDEMWEKFPSWEQFKIRAALAKCSLTNVHIESQMKVLSGGEQAKVRLCKILNEKTNILMLDEPTNHLDPESKEELKRALKEYKGGIFLISHEKDFYTDIATEIWNMEDFSLL; from the coding sequence ATGAGTATTTTAACTGTAAAAAATTTGAGCCACAGTTTTGGTGGTCGTCAAATACTTAAAGATGTAAATTTTAGACTTTTAAAAGGTGAACATATAGGACTTGTTGGACCGAATGGTGAGGGAAAGAGTACCTTTTTGAATCTGGTTACGGGAAAACTTGAAGCTGAAGAGGGAAGTATCGAATGGGCAAAGAGAGTAAGAATTGGCTACCTTGACCAACATTCCGTAATCGGTGCTGATATGACTGTTCGAGATGTTTTAAAATCAGCCTTTTCATATCTTTTTGAAGTTGAAAGTGAATTAAATGATATTTATATGAAAATGGCTGAATTATCAGGTCAAGAACTTGATAATATAATGATGGACGCAGCGGAACTTCAAGAATTACTTGAAACAAATGACTTTTATATGATTGATTCCAAGATTGATGAAATTGCTCATAATATGGGAATTAAAGATTGGCTTGATAGACCTGCTTTTGACCTTTCAGGTGGTCAACGTTCTAAGATTTTACTTGCAAAATTGCTTTTAGAAAAGCCAGATATTTTACTTCTTGACGAGCCTACTAACTATTTGGATGAGGAGCATATAAATTGGCTTAGAAGATATTTACAAAATTATGAAAACGCCTTTATTTTAATTTCTCATGATATTTCATTTTTAAATTCTGTAATAAATTTGATTTACCATGTTGAAAATTGTGAAGTAAATAGATATGTTGGAGATTATGACGAGTTTTTAAGACTTAAAGAGTTGAAACAAAGACAAATTGAAGCTGCTTATAAAAAACAACAACAGGAAATTCAAGAGCTTGAGGACTTCGTGCAAAGAAATAAGGCTAGAGTTGCTACTAGAAATATGGCGATGTCAAGACAGAAAAAACTTGATAAAATGGAAAAGATTGAGCTTGTAAGGGAAAAACCAAAGCCTGAATTCTATTTTGAAACAGCTCCTTCCACAAGCAGATTAATTTTTGAAACAGAAGATTTGGTAATAGGTTATGATAAGCCGATTAGTAAGCCTTTAAATCTTCGTATGGAAAGAGGAGATAGAATTGCTATCGTAGGAGCAAACGGACTTGGTAAGACAACTCTTGTAAATACAATTCTTGGAAATATTAAAGCTATTTCAGGTTCTGTTTCTTTCGGTCAAAACTTAGCAATAGGATATTTTAAACAAGAAGAGCATTACGACAATAACAATACACCTATTGATGAGATGTGGGAGAAATTTCCAAGTTGGGAACAATTTAAAATTCGTGCTGCACTTGCAAAATGTTCTCTTACAAATGTGCATATAGAATCACAGATGAAAGTTTTAAGTGGTGGAGAACAGGCAAAGGTAAGACTTTGTAAAATTTTAAATGAAAAGACAAATATCCTAATGCTTGACGAACCTACAAACCATCTTGATCCGGAGTCAAAGGAAGAATTAAAAAGAGCCTTAAAAGAATACAAGGGAGGAATCTTTTTAATCTCTCACGAAAAAGACTTTTATACAGATATAGCGACAGAGATTTGGAATATGGAAGATTTTTCATTATTGTAG
- a CDS encoding C69 family dipeptidase: MCTTILIGKKASYDGSTLVARIEDSSAGMFKSKKFIVVEPKDQPIHYKSVRTDCEIELPKNPMRYTCLPNVKKWRGVWGACGVNEKNVSMTATETITTNERVLGADPLVEFEPGIIKKGGIGEEDFVVITLPYINSAKEGVERLGALIEKYGTYESNGIAFQDVDSIWWFETIGGHHWIARRVPDEVYVVMPNQFGLDHFDFEDAYGAKEEFMCSSDLKEFVEENFLDLSTDMSLEKLLDDFEEGFDYDEDEDYKEPFNPRVAFGSHSDADHTYNTPRAWVMLRYFNPNTFDWDGEDAEFKPHSDNLPWCMIPEKKITIEDVKYIMSNHYQGTPYDPYLKNGDLSQKGKFRPIGINRNDVLALVQIRPYMPEEIRSIEWLSFGSNVFNAIIPYYANITKTPEYLENTTLTPSTDNFYWINRIIGALCDAHFPSTASHVERYQNAVQSKCRTFLNKYDKEFLKNKSKIKNVHEFLEKANDEITDFVKDQTNDLLDKTLFTASCEMKNGFSRSDA, translated from the coding sequence ATGTGTACTACAATTCTTATAGGTAAAAAAGCAAGTTATGACGGTTCAACTTTGGTTGCCCGTATCGAAGATTCATCAGCAGGAATGTTTAAATCAAAAAAATTTATCGTTGTTGAGCCTAAGGATCAACCGATTCATTATAAATCTGTTCGTACAGATTGTGAAATTGAATTGCCTAAAAATCCTATGCGTTATACTTGTCTTCCAAATGTAAAAAAATGGCGTGGAGTTTGGGGAGCTTGTGGTGTTAATGAAAAAAATGTTTCAATGACTGCAACAGAAACTATTACTACAAACGAAAGAGTTTTGGGAGCAGATCCTTTAGTAGAATTTGAACCGGGCATTATAAAAAAAGGTGGAATAGGTGAAGAAGATTTTGTTGTAATTACTCTTCCTTATATAAATAGTGCTAAAGAAGGTGTTGAAAGACTTGGTGCATTAATAGAAAAATATGGAACTTATGAAAGTAACGGAATTGCTTTTCAAGATGTTGATTCTATTTGGTGGTTTGAAACAATCGGCGGTCATCACTGGATAGCAAGAAGAGTTCCTGACGAGGTTTATGTTGTAATGCCAAATCAATTCGGACTTGATCATTTTGATTTTGAAGATGCTTATGGAGCAAAAGAAGAATTTATGTGTTCATCAGATTTGAAAGAATTTGTTGAAGAAAATTTCCTTGACCTATCTACTGATATGTCTCTTGAAAAACTTCTTGATGATTTTGAAGAAGGTTTTGACTATGATGAAGATGAAGACTATAAAGAACCTTTCAATCCGAGAGTTGCTTTTGGAAGTCATTCCGATGCGGATCATACTTACAACACACCTCGTGCTTGGGTAATGCTAAGATATTTCAATCCAAATACTTTTGATTGGGATGGCGAAGATGCTGAGTTTAAACCACATAGTGATAATCTTCCTTGGTGCATGATTCCTGAAAAGAAGATTACAATAGAAGATGTTAAGTATATTATGTCTAATCACTATCAAGGAACTCCTTATGACCCATATCTAAAGAATGGAGATTTATCACAAAAGGGTAAATTTAGACCTATAGGCATAAATCGTAATGATGTTTTGGCTCTAGTTCAAATAAGACCTTATATGCCTGAAGAAATTAGAAGTATTGAGTGGCTATCCTTCGGTTCAAATGTATTTAATGCAATAATCCCATATTATGCAAATATTACAAAAACACCTGAATATTTGGAAAATACAACTCTTACTCCTTCAACAGATAATTTCTATTGGATAAATCGTATTATTGGAGCACTTTGCGATGCGCATTTTCCATCAACTGCTTCTCATGTTGAAAGATATCAAAATGCAGTTCAATCAAAATGTCGTACATTCTTGAATAAATATGATAAAGAATTTTTGAAAAACAAATCAAAGATAAAGAATGTTCATGAATTTTTAGAAAAAGCAAATGATGAAATAACAGATTTTGTAAAAGACCAAACAAATGATTTGCTTGACAAAACACTTTTCACAGCAAGTTGTGAAATGAAAAACGGATTTTCAAGATCAGATGCTTAA
- a CDS encoding peptidoglycan amidohydrolase family protein yields the protein MIDIEKAIKWFENRKGKVSYSMQNRNGSSSYDCSSSVYYALRSAGAKSNGWTIDTKHEHSWLTENGFEKITDNLPWNAKRGDIFIWGKKENNSSSFGHTGIFIDENRIIHCNYSANGISVDNHDKLWVYAGRPHYFVYRLKEFQDEGEYMELLDIKSKIKGYYSIDSLPWFCEDKSMIGTTQNHQGEEVTLTRKWGSYYYVKELKGWVDYRAFINEKAIREVAKEVIQGNWGNGELRRARLENAGYNYEEVQKEVNRLLKSK from the coding sequence ATGATAGATATTGAAAAGGCTATAAAGTGGTTTGAAAACAGAAAAGGCAAGGTTTCTTATTCCATGCAAAATAGGAATGGATCTTCCAGTTATGATTGCTCATCTTCCGTATATTATGCACTTAGGAGTGCAGGTGCAAAAAGCAATGGTTGGACTATTGATACAAAACACGAACATTCATGGCTTACAGAGAACGGTTTTGAAAAGATTACGGACAATCTTCCTTGGAATGCCAAAAGAGGAGATATTTTTATCTGGGGAAAAAAGGAAAATAATAGTTCAAGTTTTGGACATACCGGAATTTTCATTGACGAAAATAGAATTATTCACTGTAATTATTCTGCAAATGGAATTTCTGTGGATAATCACGATAAACTCTGGGTTTATGCAGGCAGACCACATTATTTTGTCTATAGATTAAAAGAATTTCAAGATGAAGGAGAATATATGGAGCTTTTGGATATAAAGAGCAAGATTAAAGGCTACTATTCAATCGACAGTTTGCCTTGGTTTTGTGAAGATAAAAGTATGATTGGAACGACTCAAAATCATCAAGGAGAAGAAGTAACTTTAACTAGAAAATGGGGAAGTTACTATTATGTAAAAGAATTAAAGGGCTGGGTCGATTACAGAGCTTTTATAAATGAAAAAGCGATAAGAGAAGTTGCAAAAGAAGTAATTCAAGGAAACTGGGGCAATGGTGAATTAAGACGTGCAAGGCTCGAAAATGCAGGATACAATTATGAGGAAGTACAAAAGGAAGTCAACAGATTATTAAAAAGTAAATAG
- a CDS encoding YvrJ family protein: MENIISSISNVGFPVVLSVFLLLRFEKKIDELTKAINELVVKLK; the protein is encoded by the coding sequence ATGGAAAATATAATTTCAAGTATTTCAAATGTAGGCTTTCCCGTTGTGCTGTCCGTGTTTTTATTGCTTAGGTTTGAAAAGAAGATTGACGAACTTACAAAGGCTATAAATGAATTAGTTGTTAAACTTAAATAG
- a CDS encoding lysoplasmalogenase family protein, which yields MNNGLLEIFSYIILFIYTIFTIGNLYMILQKKTTERNFFNVFLMPLLALFYLLRFKNHNILIYLAIFSFWIGDILLTKKNKRNVILGLSLSCIGMIFYVIKLITFIKIVNLNYLLTILIMILYFGLVFFEVIISYEYASEYFKKDIIFLYIIAFLNALLCILAILTVISNYKSGVWYLVFGSNFFLISNSLFFFVSFIKSNRFFNICTTFTYAIAKLLLIIGFGLFLI from the coding sequence ATGAACAACGGATTACTCGAAATTTTTTCGTACATAATTTTATTTATTTATACAATATTTACCATTGGTAATTTATATATGATATTACAAAAAAAGACTACGGAAAGAAATTTTTTCAATGTATTTTTAATGCCATTATTGGCATTATTCTATCTATTAAGATTTAAAAATCATAATATTTTAATATATCTTGCAATTTTTTCATTTTGGATTGGAGATATTTTGCTTACAAAAAAGAATAAAAGGAATGTAATTCTAGGTTTAAGTTTATCTTGTATAGGGATGATTTTCTATGTCATAAAACTTATAACATTTATAAAAATTGTAAACTTAAATTATTTGCTAACAATATTAATAATGATATTGTATTTTGGACTTGTATTTTTTGAAGTTATAATATCCTATGAATATGCAAGTGAATATTTCAAGAAAGATATAATTTTTCTCTATATCATTGCATTTTTAAATGCTTTACTTTGCATTTTAGCAATACTAACGGTAATTTCGAATTATAAAAGCGGAGTATGGTATTTAGTTTTTGGAAGTAATTTTTTCTTGATTTCAAATTCACTATTTTTCTTTGTATCATTTATAAAAAGCAACAGATTTTTCAATATCTGTACCACATTTACTTATGCAATTGCAAAACTGCTTTTAATAATAGGATTCGGACTATTTTTAATATAA
- a CDS encoding CD0519/CD1768 family membrane protein → MEEKNIGRFKKDIGLENFLCLGLFLTFFILIGRKMGGINMIKTMMNTGFDLLMNVCLYLMAIAVLAGAISGLFSEFGVIALVNKLLSKIMKPIYDLPGASSLGMLNCYLSDNPAILTLAHDDNFRRYFKKYQMPALTNLGTAFGMGLITTTTMMGLNVEGAVTSALIGNLGAVIGSIVSVRLMMHATKKMYGTTEFVEVKSSVEIPENSRVVREGSAGSRFIQAILDGGKVGVDMGLSIIPGVVIICTLVIILTNGPGAEGVYTGAANEGVGILPWIGSKLSFILSPLFGFSSPEAIAVPITALGSTGAAIGTVAKMAAVGKVSGNDIAVFTAICMCWSGYISTHIAMMDALGTKEATGKALISHTIGGLVAGVAAHILYMIFHMF, encoded by the coding sequence TTGGAAGAAAAGAATATTGGAAGATTCAAAAAAGATATTGGATTAGAAAACTTCCTATGTCTCGGTTTATTTCTAACATTTTTTATTTTGATCGGTAGAAAAATGGGCGGAATAAATATGATTAAAACCATGATGAATACAGGTTTTGATTTACTTATGAATGTATGTCTTTATTTAATGGCAATTGCCGTATTGGCTGGAGCAATTTCAGGTCTATTCTCAGAATTCGGAGTAATAGCTCTTGTAAATAAGCTACTGTCAAAAATTATGAAACCTATTTATGACTTGCCGGGAGCATCCTCTTTAGGTATGTTAAATTGCTATCTTTCAGATAATCCGGCTATCTTAACATTAGCTCACGATGATAACTTTAGACGTTATTTCAAAAAATATCAAATGCCGGCTCTTACAAACCTTGGAACAGCATTCGGTATGGGACTTATCACTACAACTACAATGATGGGACTTAATGTCGAAGGTGCCGTTACAAGTGCTTTAATCGGTAACTTGGGAGCAGTTATAGGTAGTATCGTATCTGTTAGACTTATGATGCACGCTACTAAAAAAATGTACGGAACTACTGAATTTGTTGAAGTAAAATCAAGTGTTGAAATTCCGGAAAATTCAAGAGTAGTTAGAGAAGGAAGTGCCGGTTCAAGATTTATTCAAGCTATCCTTGATGGAGGAAAAGTTGGAGTTGATATGGGACTTTCAATTATTCCGGGAGTTGTAATAATCTGTACATTAGTTATTATACTTACAAATGGTCCGGGAGCTGAAGGGGTTTATACCGGAGCAGCTAACGAAGGTGTTGGTATTCTTCCTTGGATTGGGTCAAAGTTATCTTTCATACTTAGTCCATTATTCGGTTTCAGTTCTCCGGAAGCAATAGCAGTCCCAATAACTGCATTAGGCTCAACAGGAGCAGCAATCGGAACAGTTGCAAAAATGGCAGCAGTAGGAAAAGTTTCCGGAAACGACATTGCAGTATTCACAGCAATCTGCATGTGCTGGAGTGGATATATCTCAACTCACATCGCAATGATGGATGCACTTGGAACAAAAGAAGCAACAGGAAAAGCCTTAATCAGCCATACAATCGGTGGATTAGTTGCCGGAGTTGCAGCACATATCTTGTATATGATTTTCCATATGTTTTAA
- a CDS encoding serum opacification factor: MKKSKLLVFILLFSFVINFLPKQALANEDKPPENKNKVVEEKKELVVKKEGTDKEISDNGKSVKRRDVEQTKLFDIMKSAVVEKDKSITVTTTIKPKQIYNGADVIILLDTSKKMTEESKKSAKESIKKIVKTLLEDDMHKNLNSVRLISFYRQVKDSVELKPSNVEQMVEKAFEEAKKNTNYGVSMQAAIHKAENIFDKEKNNGKRQHIVLMSQGEATFSYDIKDKEKAKTTTVKGDTVVGESPFFPWPFYVEKTFKKANMIKDFKAFIKLLNRLGIHNFDNIKDNLGLADYLKLFGLDSVFDYIKLKEFESNNFDSSNFDYSKTVGEGYHNHSYQRINVVSKEFPFKKTIMAALRSKIEKENAGEVEKILNKATVKVIETALDTIFYQREYVFYNHNLSAQGEAKIAKNKKISFYSVNVTDKSDKKKAELEKYLKDMSENGKFLDTNDSKLADKFKDVLKEISIEDKLHKDYEAEILEKDGNATFSKAGKGFIFSYPPKVNWTLNAEDIKNAFEKDKPLKLVYKLKPKKDVGTADITLAESTAKYKINDDRQKSEAAGKLLLKLQDVIIESNVVDETEDTQSGSSGSYPNGKDLTTVEDTKPEGNKKENNNKEDNKQKPNDVNKNQKAKVHKEKSSKIPKTAIAGSSTLLLTVGLLGMYISKRRNGK; the protein is encoded by the coding sequence ATGAAAAAATCAAAATTATTAGTCTTTATTTTACTGTTTAGTTTTGTAATCAATTTTTTACCTAAACAAGCTCTGGCAAATGAAGATAAACCGCCGGAAAATAAAAATAAGGTAGTAGAAGAAAAAAAGGAACTTGTAGTAAAAAAAGAGGGAACCGACAAAGAAATATCGGATAATGGAAAAAGTGTAAAAAGAAGAGATGTTGAACAAACAAAATTATTTGATATTATGAAATCAGCTGTTGTCGAAAAAGATAAGTCAATAACTGTTACAACAACAATTAAACCAAAGCAAATTTACAATGGTGCAGATGTTATTATTCTTTTGGATACATCTAAAAAAATGACAGAAGAATCTAAAAAAAGTGCAAAAGAAAGTATTAAAAAAATAGTTAAGACTCTTTTAGAAGACGATATGCACAAAAATCTTAATTCAGTACGTTTAATCAGTTTTTATCGTCAAGTTAAAGATTCAGTTGAGTTAAAACCTTCAAATGTTGAACAAATGGTAGAAAAAGCATTTGAAGAAGCTAAGAAAAACACTAACTATGGTGTAAGTATGCAAGCGGCTATACATAAAGCCGAAAATATTTTTGATAAAGAAAAAAATAACGGTAAGCGTCAACATATCGTACTTATGTCTCAAGGAGAAGCGACTTTCAGTTATGATATAAAAGACAAGGAAAAAGCTAAAACTACAACAGTCAAAGGGGATACTGTTGTAGGTGAAAGTCCGTTTTTTCCATGGCCATTTTATGTTGAAAAAACATTTAAAAAAGCCAATATGATTAAAGATTTTAAAGCTTTTATAAAATTGTTGAACAGACTTGGAATTCATAATTTTGATAATATAAAAGATAACCTTGGTCTAGCTGATTATTTAAAACTTTTTGGATTGGATTCAGTTTTTGACTATATAAAACTAAAAGAATTTGAAAGCAATAATTTTGATTCTTCAAACTTTGATTACTCCAAGACTGTTGGAGAGGGATACCATAATCACAGTTATCAAAGAATTAATGTTGTAAGTAAGGAATTTCCGTTTAAAAAGACTATTATGGCTGCTTTGAGAAGCAAAATAGAAAAAGAAAATGCCGGAGAAGTTGAAAAAATACTTAATAAAGCAACTGTAAAAGTGATTGAAACTGCATTAGATACTATTTTCTACCAAAGAGAATATGTATTCTATAATCACAATTTATCAGCACAGGGAGAAGCAAAAATTGCTAAAAATAAAAAAATAAGTTTTTATTCCGTAAATGTTACTGATAAAAGTGATAAGAAAAAAGCGGAATTGGAAAAATATTTAAAAGATATGTCTGAAAACGGAAAATTTTTAGATACTAATGACAGTAAATTAGCTGATAAATTTAAAGACGTATTAAAAGAAATTTCCATAGAAGATAAACTTCATAAGGATTATGAAGCTGAAATCCTTGAAAAAGACGGTAATGCTACATTCAGTAAAGCTGGAAAAGGCTTTATATTTTCATATCCTCCTAAAGTTAATTGGACTTTAAATGCAGAAGATATAAAAAATGCTTTTGAAAAAGATAAACCTTTAAAATTAGTTTATAAACTAAAACCCAAAAAAGATGTAGGCACAGCTGACATCACATTAGCAGAATCTACTGCAAAATATAAGATAAACGATGATAGACAAAAAAGTGAAGCTGCAGGAAAGTTATTATTAAAACTTCAAGATGTCATTATTGAATCAAATGTAGTTGATGAAACAGAAGATACTCAAAGCGGATCAAGCGGCTCTTATCCTAACGGAAAGGACTTAACAACTGTTGAAGATACTAAACCGGAAGGAAATAAAAAAGAAAATAATAATAAAGAAGATAACAAACAAAAACCTAATGATGTAAATAAAAATCAAAAGGCTAAAGTTCATAAAGAAAAATCATCTAAAATACCTAAAACTGCAATTGCAGGATCTTCTACATTGCTATTGACAGTTGGGCTTCTAGGAATGTATATTTCTAAAAGAAGAAATGGTAAATAA
- a CDS encoding NAD(P)H-dependent glycerol-3-phosphate dehydrogenase: MKIAVIGCGRWGSFIAWYLDKIGNEVTLYGRETSEKMKNFLENRKNNFLELPKSISLTTNINDVFDKDLIIISVGTQGLRDLLNENKALFREKNIPIILCMKGIEIKTGFTPTKIVKDILGENYSCGAWIGPGHVQDFTNGIPNCMVIDSDDRELVKKLVDSFSSNLIRFYYGTNLLGNEIGAASKNVIGIAAGMLDGFNLSSLKGALMSRGTREIARLIEKMGGDKSCAYGLCHLGDYEATVFSEFSNNRKFGEKFVKGESFEKLAEGYFTTKALMDLSEKYDVELPITNAVYEIIYNKKDPKEILDNLFKRSIKMEF, from the coding sequence ATGAAAATTGCTGTTATAGGCTGTGGAAGATGGGGAAGTTTCATAGCTTGGTATTTAGATAAAATAGGAAACGAAGTAACTTTATACGGAAGAGAAACTTCTGAAAAGATGAAAAACTTTTTAGAGAATAGGAAAAATAATTTTCTTGAACTTCCAAAGTCCATTTCTTTAACAACAAATATAAATGATGTTTTCGATAAAGATTTAATTATCATTTCAGTTGGAACACAAGGCTTAAGGGATTTATTAAATGAAAATAAAGCACTTTTTAGAGAGAAAAATATTCCAATTATCCTCTGTATGAAGGGAATTGAAATAAAGACAGGTTTTACTCCTACGAAGATTGTAAAAGATATTCTAGGAGAAAATTACTCTTGTGGTGCTTGGATTGGACCGGGACATGTTCAAGACTTTACAAATGGAATTCCGAATTGTATGGTAATTGATTCGGACGATAGGGAATTGGTTAAAAAATTAGTTGATTCTTTTTCAAGTAATTTAATCAGATTTTACTATGGAACTAATCTTTTGGGAAATGAAATCGGGGCAGCTTCAAAAAATGTAATAGGTATCGCTGCGGGAATGTTGGACGGATTTAATTTAAGCTCATTAAAGGGAGCTTTGATGTCAAGAGGAACGAGAGAAATTGCAAGACTTATTGAAAAAATGGGTGGAGATAAAAGCTGTGCATACGGACTTTGTCATCTTGGAGATTATGAAGCTACTGTTTTTTCCGAATTTAGTAATAATAGAAAATTTGGCGAAAAATTTGTAAAGGGCGAAAGTTTTGAAAAACTTGCAGAGGGATATTTCACAACAAAGGCATTAATGGATTTATCCGAAAAATACGATGTTGAATTGCCTATAACAAATGCAGTTTATGAAATAATATATAATAAAAAAGACCCAAAAGAAATTTTGGACAATCTTTTTAAAAGAAGTATAAAAATGGAATTTTAA
- the rpiB gene encoding ribose 5-phosphate isomerase B, producing the protein MKIIIGNDHSAVEMKNELVKFLEEMGHEVINVGTDGTESVDYPLFGQAVCKKVLENKNSLGIAICGTGIGISIACNKVKGIRAGLCSESFSARMTRKHNNANVLCLGARVTGIELAKDIVKTFIEEDFEGGRHQKRIDMLEEN; encoded by the coding sequence ATGAAAATAATAATAGGTAATGATCACTCTGCAGTTGAAATGAAAAATGAATTAGTAAAATTTTTAGAAGAAATGGGACATGAAGTTATAAATGTAGGAACAGATGGAACTGAAAGTGTGGATTATCCACTTTTTGGACAAGCTGTTTGTAAAAAAGTTTTAGAAAATAAAAATTCTTTAGGAATTGCAATTTGTGGAACAGGAATTGGGATTTCAATAGCTTGTAATAAAGTAAAAGGAATTCGTGCAGGTCTTTGCAGTGAAAGTTTTTCAGCTAGAATGACTAGAAAACATAATAATGCAAATGTTCTTTGCTTGGGTGCGAGAGTTACCGGAATTGAACTTGCAAAAGATATTGTAAAAACTTTTATTGAAGAGGACTTCGAGGGTGGTCGTCATCAAAAGAGAATTGATATGTTGGAAGAAAATTAG
- a CDS encoding sigma-70 family RNA polymerase sigma factor, with the protein MYDREKIIEDFSPLIKASIKKYFANYISYEDAYQDGVVKILELLESYKGGGKVSLECYLKYQLKFFYMQKFFKRKKETEKTYTKIYQSKDDETIEILELIVDKNADTQRDIETNELNKKVREIVSTLPQKQREVIEFKFYENLKNKEIAEKMKIKEDTVKEYYKIAKKKLKVKFVENEIDVKEL; encoded by the coding sequence ATGTACGATAGAGAGAAAATTATAGAAGATTTTAGCCCTTTGATTAAAGCGAGTATAAAAAAGTATTTTGCAAATTACATAAGTTATGAAGATGCGTATCAAGACGGAGTTGTAAAAATTTTGGAGCTTTTGGAGAGCTATAAAGGTGGTGGAAAAGTTTCACTTGAATGTTATTTAAAATATCAATTAAAATTTTTTTATATGCAAAAATTTTTTAAAAGAAAAAAAGAAACTGAAAAGACATATACTAAAATATATCAGTCAAAAGATGACGAGACAATCGAAATTTTGGAGCTTATTGTTGACAAAAATGCAGATACACAAAGAGATATTGAAACAAATGAATTGAATAAAAAGGTAAGAGAAATTGTGTCCACTCTCCCCCAAAAGCAAAGAGAGGTTATAGAATTCAAATTTTATGAAAATTTAAAAAATAAAGAAATTGCAGAGAAAATGAAAATAAAAGAAGACACAGTTAAAGAGTATTATAAAATAGCAAAGAAAAAACTTAAAGTTAAGTTTGTAGAAAATGAAATAGATGTTAAGGAGTTGTAG